A stretch of DNA from Thermococcus sp.:
AGAAGAACACCAACATATACGCCAACGGCACCCACATCTACGCTCCCAGGGAGATTGAGGTTAAGGGGGACAAGCTTGTCATAAGGCCGAAGGAGACCGATTTAACCGGCCTCGTTGAGTCAGGAAGCCTTGACTACTTCTTCATCTACAAGAGCGTCGCTGAGCAACACCACCTCAGGTATATCATCCTCCCGGACGAGATAAACCTCAGGGACTTCGGCAAAGCCGATTACTACGCCCGGGTCAGCATAACCCTCGGCTCTACAGGAAAGACGATAAAGGCAAAGCCCATAGTCTACGGCGTTACGGTTCTCAAGGACGCCCCCCACAGGGATCTGGCACTCAAGTTCCTCAAGTTCCTCCTCGGCGAGAACGGCCGGAAGGTATTCATGGAAAACCACCAGGACTTCCTGAACCCGCCGGTGGCCTTTGGGAACGTTCCCGAGGAGCTAAAGCCCCTGGTGAAGGTTGAGGGGTGAGGTTTTTATTCCCCGCTTCCTTCAATTTCCCCTATTTTCCCTGCCCTACACTAAAGCCTTGCCAATCAAAGAGCTTTCGGAGTTTTTCTCTAACCTCATCTGCCTTCTCTTCTGAGAGGATTCCGACCTTGAAGCGAACCTCCCTCTTGGATACAGAGAACAGCATGTAAGGCTTTACAAGACTGGGACGCATGAAGGCATCGCCGTAAAGGCACACATCACTGGGCTCTATGAAAACGTTGTACTCATTGAACCCACTTGAGAGGTTGGAGGTTATCTGGCAGACGACCACGCTGTTGCTAATCCGGTTGAAGTCTGAGTTCGAGAGCACCAGAACGGGCCGGAGCTTTTTCTTTGACGAGTCCGAGAATGGAAACTCAAGGAGGACTATCTCCCACTGTCTCAGCCCTCTTGGAGCCTCACATCTCGGGCTCATACCTCACACCCTTGATTTTATCCCAGTGCTCATCGGCCTCGCTCTCCCAGTCTTCAGCGAGAAGGGGCTCGATGGCCCTCTTTGCAAGGCGAATGAACTCCTCCTCTGAGGCCTCCTCGATAAGGGCCCTCTTCCTTACGAGAAAATCGCGCAGGGCCTCCTTGATGACCTCGCTCCTGTTTGAGTAGTATCCTGCATTGACTAAGCGGTCTATTTCTGCCGCGAGGGCTGGTGGTATCCTCGCGGTGATCTTAACGCTGGTTCCCATTTGGCTCACCTATGGTGCCATATGTCCGACAAACATAAAAGTTTTGCCCCCCACAAAGGCCCTTGACACTCACCTATAGCGATGTAGGAAAATCTGGTTGAACACTCTAGTTTAACACTCCCGAAAATCATAAATAACTTTTCTCAAAGCGTTTAGGGATGAAGCGCGACTACACCCTCTATCTCTTCGCAACCCTCGGGACTTTCCTTATCCTCTACATAGTCCTGCCCATAGTGGTTATCTTCCTCAAGCAGGCCTCTGACGTCGGTATGCTCGTAAAGATCCTCCACGACCCCCTCGTCCTCGAAGCCCTCAGGAACTCCCTCGCAACGGCGACGGCGACGGCATTAATAGCCCTCCTCTTCGGCGTTCCCCTTGGCTATGTCCTTGCCAGAATGGAGTTCCCGGGAAAGAGCCTCGTGCAGGCCCTCGTTGACGTCCCCATCGTTATTCCCCACTCGGTCGTTGGCATAATGCTCCTCGTGACCTTTTCAAAGGCAATCCTCGACAACTACCTCGGCATAATCTCCGCCATGCTCTTCGTCTCCGCCCCCTTCACGATAAACGCCTCCAGGGACGGCTTTTTAGCGGTGGACGAGAAGCTTGAGGGCGTTGCAAGAACCCTCGGAGCCTCAAGGCTTAGGGCCTTCGCCTCGGTAGCCCTGCCCCTTGCATTCCCGAGCATAGCGAGCGGTGCGATAATGACGTGGGCGAGGGCGATAAGTGAGGTCGGCGCAATACTCGTTGTCGCCTACTATCCGAAGACGGCCCAGGTTCTCATCCTTGAGTACTTCAACAACTACGGCCTCAGGTCATCGCGTCCAATAGCGGTTTTGATGGTCTCACTCAGCCTGGGAATCTTCGTGCTCCTGCGCTGGCTCGTGGGGAGGGCCAAAAATGCTTGAGGTAAGGGGCGTCTCCAAGGACTACGGCGACTTCCACTTGAGGAACGTTTCATTCACGGTTTCAAGGGGCGAGTACTTCATAATCCTCGGGCCGAGCGGTGCGGGAAAGACCGTTCTCCTTGAGGTAATAGCCGGCCTTATAACCCCGGATTCCGGCAGAATACTCCTGAACAGGGTTGACGTTACCGAGTGGCCACCGGAGAAGAGGGGTTTGGCCTACGTTCCTCAGAGCTACGCCCTCTTCCCAAACATGAGCGTTTACGACAACATAGCCTTTGGCCTCAAACTCAGGAAGCTCCCAAAGGCTGAAATCGAGAGGAGAGTTAGGGGGATAGTTGAAGTTCTCGGCATCGAGAACCTCCTGAAAAGGAAGCCCGGAACGCTGAGCGGTGGCGAGCAACAGAGGGTTGCCCTCGCGAGGGCACTCGTCATCGAGCCCCCGCTGATACTCCTTGACGAGCCCTTCGCTAACCTCGACGTCCAGACGAGGGGTAGGCTCATCAACGAGATGAAGCGCTGGAGAAAAGAGCTCGGTTTCACGGCCTTGCACGTTACCCACTCCTTCGAGGAGGCCGTCAGCCTGGGCGACCGCGTCGGGGTAATGCTCGACGGAAGACTCGTTCAGGTTGGAGACGTTAGGGATGTCTTTTCAAGGCCGAAATGCGAGAGGGTTGCGAGGTTCCTCGGCTTCGAGAACATCATAGAGGGAACCGCTTCGGGAAGGAAGCTAAGGGTCAACGGCATCGAGATAGAGCTCCCGGTGGAGGCCGATGGGAAAGTCCGCGTCGGCCTCCGTCCGGAAGACGTGATAATCTTCACCCAGCCAATGAAAACATCCGTCAGGAACGTTCTGAGGGCGAGGGTTGAAGGGGTTGAGGAGCTCGGGCCCGTTGTGAGGCTTCGTCTCAACGCCTCGGGCCTGTCCATCTCGGCCTTCATAACGCGTTCCTCTCTCATTGAGCTTGGAATAAGCGCTGGAAAGGAGGTCTACGCGGGCTTCAAGGCGAGCGCCCTCCACGTCTTCTGAGCCTGTCCTTTACCTCCACGGGGAGGTTCTCATAGACCTCTTTTAAGGCATCTATAAGATCAGCTAGCTCTTTGGCCGTTAGCGTCGTCGTTTTCGGCCCTATCTCAAGGATAACAGCGTCGTATTCCTCCGGAGAAACCTCCTCAAGCTCGTCGAGGTGCTCGCTCTTCCTCGGAATTACGTTTACTTCTCCTATCATCCGGCCCTCCCTGATGTGGGCTTCCCTCTCCTCTATGGGCACCTCCTTGGGACAGTCGTATCTCTCAACGAAGATTTTGATGTCAACAAC
This window harbors:
- a CDS encoding type II toxin-antitoxin system PemK/MazF family toxin, with protein sequence MSPRCEAPRGLRQWEIVLLEFPFSDSSKKKLRPVLVLSNSDFNRISNSVVVCQITSNLSSGFNEYNVFIEPSDVCLYGDAFMRPSLVKPYMLFSVSKREVRFKVGILSEEKADEVREKLRKLFDWQGFSVGQGK
- a CDS encoding ribbon-helix-helix domain-containing protein: MGTSVKITARIPPALAAEIDRLVNAGYYSNRSEVIKEALRDFLVRKRALIEEASEEEFIRLAKRAIEPLLAEDWESEADEHWDKIKGVRYEPEM
- the wtpB gene encoding tungstate ABC transporter permease WtpB encodes the protein MKRDYTLYLFATLGTFLILYIVLPIVVIFLKQASDVGMLVKILHDPLVLEALRNSLATATATALIALLFGVPLGYVLARMEFPGKSLVQALVDVPIVIPHSVVGIMLLVTFSKAILDNYLGIISAMLFVSAPFTINASRDGFLAVDEKLEGVARTLGASRLRAFASVALPLAFPSIASGAIMTWARAISEVGAILVVAYYPKTAQVLILEYFNNYGLRSSRPIAVLMVSLSLGIFVLLRWLVGRAKNA
- the wtpC gene encoding tungstate ABC transporter ATP-binding protein WtpC — protein: MLEVRGVSKDYGDFHLRNVSFTVSRGEYFIILGPSGAGKTVLLEVIAGLITPDSGRILLNRVDVTEWPPEKRGLAYVPQSYALFPNMSVYDNIAFGLKLRKLPKAEIERRVRGIVEVLGIENLLKRKPGTLSGGEQQRVALARALVIEPPLILLDEPFANLDVQTRGRLINEMKRWRKELGFTALHVTHSFEEAVSLGDRVGVMLDGRLVQVGDVRDVFSRPKCERVARFLGFENIIEGTASGRKLRVNGIEIELPVEADGKVRVGLRPEDVIIFTQPMKTSVRNVLRARVEGVEELGPVVRLRLNASGLSISAFITRSSLIELGISAGKEVYAGFKASALHVF